The stretch of DNA aggttcctcatgagggtcaggacttgccagaatgcgtgttctgactcctggtgctctcctccagaaggactggcagcgaagtctcctgtccccggtggctcttcctggggggacacgtatatatcctcgacggctctagacggttccagcctgatccttgctgacgacttgggaatcgtcttagagtccttaggctccctcctaggcgggatacaggactcgagcagcgaagggggcaggctcttctccacctctggagAGAAGacctctcagggagaggcggagcctcccccattggtgcgatgggggagtggtCCGGcacatccgactctcctgaggaggggtaatcctcctccgcaggggagggagagaaggtctgagggggagaagGAGTCTTGTGCGCAAGGATCTATGTGGAGACAGAATAGGCCTCAGAGGaggttccacgggagagactcctctcttcctcttcaggggggatgaagctgccgctggtttgtggcccgaatcagagagggcgggcttaatgGCCTGCACgagggctctgactagggtgccgaaccagggctgctgactgacagtcgtGCTGCcagacaccccctctggagggaagaggatcgagggatccctaggaggagtcgacaaacaagggttcgcctgcagggctgaaagaaaagtccctagacctgtccgggaagcgcccctcctccggcgagcacgCTGgtttgcgcttgcggggaggggaacgagacgaagaacTGTCTGCCTGGCGGCGCTCGTGCTGGGGCTCGTGtgccgggccctggtcagggtcgcgcgtgaatgGCTGGCGCGATACTGGAATCTCGTGCTTGCATCCACACGGGCGGGGGCGGGGGGCGGGCGCGATGGCGCGCAAGCGGGGATacaggagcgatggcgcgctggcgaaaGCGGGCGCGTcggcgcgcagcagctggagcgggagCGTGGTTGCGAGAGCGtgtaggcgatggcgagggcgtgtggcgagcAGGAGGTGGTCGAACgtgcgggcgcgcagcgacctgatgCGGGCCCCGAAGGGCTCGAGATAACGGGGGCACCTGAGCACGTGTCCGGAAGAACTGGCTAAGGGCGCGTTAGCGTTGGaccagggtcgcgagcgacctggatgGCACGTTGGCGCGGAGGTTGGCGCTGGTCGAATAAGACCGGTATGCTCGCCAGTGGGCGCGTTGGCCGcgccggcgatcgtgggcgcgcatggcgcgcatcaggatgcggtcgcaccggaGTGCGTTGTTGCGGCAGCTGCGCAGTGCACACCGTTGGATGAGGGTGCTCCGGTGTATGCTGAAGGGTTACCTTGGTCACCTTGaatacaggaacggggcgtgtagcaggaacagggcgtgTAACCGGAGCGTCGAGCGCGGTTGCATCATATGCAAGCTCGCGCGATCTGGAGGGAGAGCCCaaaggcggccgtgagcgcccgtgcgctaacttgggaccatcctgggcgacgcgctgagatgtcgtagcgcgttggtgagcgcatgggcgctggagctggaaccgTGCGTGGGCGCTTATCGCGCATCTCCCCAGACGGGCGGGACGAATCCAGAGgagcctgtgggcgcctgtgcgccagcttAGGTGCCTCCTGGACCGCGCGCGACGAAACAGGAACTGGTGGGCGACGGGGCGCATGTGGGCGTGTGAGCGCAGgcggccgctggggcaccggtggatgtgtatgcgcaggtgagcgcaggagcgccgtatcaggaactgctggtgggtgcgtatgcgcaggtgagcgctggcgcgctatatcaggaactgctggagggtgcCAGGGCGCCAAAGGGcatgggcgcgcagggggaccctggcgcatAGCAGGAACGGTGGTGCGAACGCGTGAGGGTGAGCGCCGTGGTGCTAAGTCAGCAACAGCAGCGTCAGCAACAGGAGAGCGTTCAGGCGGGGCCTGGaacttgagggcaagaggcgcggttttgcactcaagacccttcagccccgaagggaccggagaCTGCGCaatggcagtatcaggtggcgcgtcacgcgcatcaggagttctggaagtggatggtctgggcgacaggtcactatgtcccgaaggacgaccatcctccgaaagggatcgcgaacgatccccggagaggtctaggttggtagctggcaggattggagaacggcgagtcgtctcctccgcagaggactgtggtgacgacgagccgaagaggcgcctcttaacccccttgtaaggggaaggaaggcctctacggcgaaggggaggacgagccttccgccttatacgcccacgaggggccgtgggatcagcaagctgaccatcgatgggcctccgaagaggagtctctgtaagtgaactcccccgagggggagaatcgccggcaagagagaccgtgggacttagatcctccctcgaacgatgttcggagggagagtctaagccgtcagctacctcagccacaggaaaaGGAGTTTGGCTAGACCCATGGGATGTCtacgtcacaacaacgtcaaccacagacagaggatctatctccgctgtagttggcgattgtttgacggctgcaaccagtttgatcatgtcaaacggcttccttagagggcgaaccctgcagccccaaggaagcccaaagctgcaataaatcattttTAGACAtgaaatcctcctccgggggaagaggggcagctgcctcgctatgggaggcaactacctctcccgcacc from Palaemon carinicauda isolate YSFRI2023 chromosome 5, ASM3689809v2, whole genome shotgun sequence encodes:
- the LOC137641115 gene encoding atherin-like, coding for MGLAKLLFLWLRTPDARDAPPDTAIAQSPVPSGLKGLECKTAPLALKFQAPPERSPVADAAVADLAPRRSPSRVRTTVPAMRQGPPARPCPLAPWHPPAVPDIARQRSPAHTHPPAVPDTALLRSPAHTHPPVPQRPPALTRPHAPRRPPVPVSSRAVQEAPKLAHRRPQAPLDSSRPSGEMRDKRPRTVPAPAPMRSPTRYDISARRPGWSQVSARALTAAFGLSLQIARACI